A single region of the Syngnathus acus chromosome 6, fSynAcu1.2, whole genome shotgun sequence genome encodes:
- the alkbh3 gene encoding alpha-ketoglutarate-dependent dioxygenase alkB homolog 3 — MADKRQRARVQGSWAKQLPKPPRPAAPQSQSANAASASWGIHRQTTSGNVEFQQPIKQVRDVPSEKVIDQAGDYEISHGPSGVSRLRLVPRFLPAEEADWMFAKLLAELPWSQKTNFRQGEAYEEPRLTCWFGELPYTYARSTMAANTKWHPLLLNLRRAVSEASGGCGGDERFNSLLCNLYRDGHDSIGWHSDDEALLGRQPVIASLSLGDSRVFSLRKKPPPEENGDFTYVERIKVPLGHGALLLMEGATQDDWQHQVAKEYHDRGPRINLTFRSIFPEPQGHRPGTKLHFTNRQTDMNATN; from the exons ATGGCAGATAAACGACAGCGTGCCAGGGTGCAGGGCTCTTGGGCCAAACAGTTGCCCAAACCACCGAGACCAGCAG CTCCtcaaagccaaagtgccaATGCAGCTTCCGCATCCTGGGGAATACATCGACAGACCACATCTGGGAATGTTGAGTTCCAACAGCCCATTAAG CAAGTTAGAGATGTTCCATCAGAAAAGGTTATTGA CCAGGCAGGTGATTATGAGATCAGCCATGGACCGTCAGGGGTGTCAAG ATTGCGGTTGGTGCCGAGATTCCTTCCAGCTGAGGAGGCTGACTGGATGTTCGCTAAGCTCCTGGCTGAGCTTCCCTGGTCGCAAAAGACCAACTTTAGACAAG GTGAGGCCTACGAAGAGCCAAGGTTGACATGCTGGTTTGGGGAGTTACCCTACACGTATGCTCGTTCCACCATGGCGGCCAACACAAAG TGGCACCCGCTGCTGTTGAACCTTCGCCGAGCGGTTTCCGAAGCGAGCGGCGGCTGCGGCGGCGACGAACGCTTCAACTCGCTGCTGTGCAACCTGTACCGAGACGGACACGACAGCATCGGCTGGCACAGCGACGACGAAGCCTTGCTGGGCCGGCAGCCCGTCATCGCCTCGCTTAGTTTGGGTGATAGCAGGGTGTTCAGCCTACGCAAGAAGCCACCTCCG GAAGAAAACGGTGACTTCACTTATGTGGAGCGTATTAAAGTTCCTCTGGGTCACGGTGCTCTGCTTTTGATGGAAGGAGCCACGCAAGATGATTGGCAG CACCAGGTGGCGAAGGAGTACCACGACCGCGGCCCTCGCATCAACTTGACTTTCAGGAGCATCTTCCCCGAGCCGCAGGGCCACCGGCCGGGGACCAAACTGCACTTTACCAACCGCCAAACAGACATGAATGCTACTAACTAG
- the lysmd4 gene encoding lysM and putative peptidoglycan-binding domain-containing protein 4 — MHRGDHVPHAFQAPVDVHASADGQVYMFKRKVNGMASSSDEEEEEEAEELGLMEMRPRPYQESEQDRLRNFHLLERDVLDGDNLNKLALQYGCKVADIKRVNNLIQEQDLFALKSIKIPVAKHSFLTESYASPTDSFEEKPAKAQPKRQQITDFLIEVDNDMERLIPNSDDFDMELLDDGPKRPVQKGQKGQGADWGIQWWNAVVAMLLIGIVLPLFYVIYFKTQHSGSASPTGGAVTPTSVTSNRTGTGTFPTGGPEPG; from the exons ATGCATCGCGGGGATCATGTGCCGCACGCGTTCCAGGCCCCCGTGGACGTCCACGCCAGTGCCGACGGCCAGGTTTACATGTTCAAGAGGAAAGTCAACGGCATGGCCTCGTCGTCggatgaggaagaagaagaagaggcggaGGAGCTTGGCCTGATGGAAATGAGGCCTCGGCCCTACCAAGAGTCAGAGCAGGACAGGCTCAGGAATTTCCACTTGCTGGAACGGGACGTGTTGGACGGTGACAATCTCAACAAGCTGGCCTTGCAGTACGGATGCAAG GTGGCAGACATAAAGCGCGTGAACAACCTCATACAGGAGCAGGATTTATTTGCACTGAAAAGCATCAAAATCCCCGTGGCCAAGCACAGCTTTTTAACGGAATCGTACGCAAGCCCGACTGACTCTTTTGAGGAAAAGCCGGCGAAGGCCCAGCCAAAGAGACAGCAAATTACGGACTTCCTCATAGAGGTGGACAACGACATGGAGAGGCTGATCCCGAACTCGGACGACTTTGACATGGAGCTGTTGGACGACGGACCCAAAAGGCCCGtccaaaaaggacaaaagggCCAGGGGGCCGACTGGGGCATTCAGTGGTGGAACGCCGTGGTGGCCATGCTGCTCATCGGCATCGTTCTGCCTTTGTTTTATGTCATTTACTTCAAAACCCAACACAGCGGCTCAGCCTCGCCAACGGGTGGCGCTGTCACGCCTACGTCCGTCACGTCTAACAGGACCGGGACGGGCACCTTTCCTACTGGCGGACCCGAACCAGGATAG